A window of the Saccharomyces eubayanus strain FM1318 chromosome II, whole genome shotgun sequence genome harbors these coding sequences:
- the TAF12 gene encoding Taf12p — protein sequence MSSNPENTGNNANNNANASNTGVAAAPQQNMMLQQKQLLEMTVKFKALVSEARNVGETTPRGKELMFQAAKIKSVYDAFNRRRQQAAQAYKNASVGNANPNAGNSASMPTEKPPNLSQQQQQQQARSNSNKFSNMIKQVLTSEENQQYEKLWQNFQARATSMKEKDTFLKQNIDRLVQEVNKQTDEATKKQLEDKKNELLNNRKVLGIEYNNLLKGFQNSKKTFYVECARHNPALQKFLQESTQQQRVQQQHLQGQNQVKSTVVNSSDMPSAATPDASKPQQQQPQLQQQKQQQQHQQQQPQQQPQQLQQQQQQQNVIPSATTPRPNVKAPQGDQSKTKSQVTNVNATASMMSNVSSSKSAIFKQTEPAIPISENISTKAPAPVPYRSNRPTITGGSAMNATALNTPVTTKLPPYEMDTQRVMSKRKLRELVKTVGIDEGDGETVIDGDVEELLLDLADDFVTNVTAFACRLAKHRKSDNLEARDIQLHLERNWNIRIPGYSADEIRSTRKWNPSQSYNQKLQNINSDKVATAKNNNGSIPNLNPKK from the coding sequence ATGTCTTCTAATCCAGAAAATACCGGTAATAATGCTAATAATAATGCGAATGCTAGTAACACTGGTGTAGCCGCAGCACCTCAGCAGAATATGATGCTGCAACAGAAACAGTTGCTGGAAATGACGGTGAAATTTAAGGCGTTGGTCAGTGAAGCAAGAAATGTAGGTGAGACTACTCCTAGGGGCAAAGAGTTGATGTTTCAAGCCGCAAAGATCAAATCCGTGTACGATGCTTTcaacagaagaagacagCAGGCGGCACAAGCTTACAAGAATGCTTCTGTGGGGAATGCAAACCCCAATGCAGGTAATTCGGCTTCTATGCCTACTGAAAAACCTCCGAATTTATCccagcaacagcagcaacagcaagcAAGGAGTAACAGTAATAAATTCAGTAATATGATAAAACAGGTGCTTACCTCAGAAGAAAACCAACAGTATGAAAAGCTATGGCAGAATTTCCAGGCTCGTGCAACGAGTATGAAGGAGAAAGATACGTTTTTGAAACAGAATATCGACAGATTAGTACAAGAAGTAAATAAACAGACAGATGAAGCGACAAAGAAACAGCtagaagacaagaaaaacgaaCTGCTTAATAACAGGAAAGTACTTGGAATTGAATATAATAATTTACTTAAGGGATTTCAAAATAGCAAAAAGACATTCTATGTAGAATGTGCAAGACATAATCCAGCCTTACAGAAATTCTTACAGGAAAGTACTCAGCAACAAAGAGTACAACAACAGCATCTTCAGGGTCAAAACCAAGTGAAGAGCACTGTTGTCAATTCTTCTGATATGCCCTCTGCAGCTACACCCGACGCATCGAAACcgcagcaacagcagccgcaactacaacaacaaaagcagcagcagcaacatcaacagcagcaaccgCAACAACAACCGCAACAattgcagcagcagcaacaacaacaaaatgtCATTCCTTCTGCCACTACTCCTAGACCAAACGTAAAGGCTCCACAAGGCGATCAATCAAAAACGAAATCGCAAGTTACTAACGTAAATGCAACAGCGTCCATGATGAGTAATGTAAGTTCAAGTAAGTCAGCAATATTCAAGCAAACAGAACCTGCCATACCTATATCTGAAAACATATCCACCAAGGCGCCAGCTCCGGTACCTTATAGATCCAACAGGCCTACGATAACGGGGGGCTCTGCTATGAATGCCACTGCTTTGAATACACCTGTAACGACAAAATTACCACCCTATGAGATGGATACTCAGAGAGTTATGTCAAAGCGGAAATTGAGGGAACTAGTGAAAACTGTTGGAATTGATGAAGGTGATGGTGAAACTGTCATTGATGGCGATGTAGAAGAATTACTCCTGGACCTGGCGGATGATTTTGTTACAAATGTTACTGCTTTTGCTTGTAGATTGGCCAAACATAGGAAATCAGACAATTTAGAAGCAAGAGACATTCAACTgcatttggaaagaaactGGAACATCAGAATCCCTGGCTACTCAGCAGACGAAATAAGAAGTACGAGAAAATGGAATCCTTCTCAAAGCtataatcaaaaattacAGAACATCAATTCTGATAAGGTAGCGACtgcaaaaaacaataacgGTAGCATTCCAAACCTCAATCCCAAAAAATAG
- the SWI5 gene encoding DNA-binding transcription factor SWI5, giving the protein MDSSNSWFDVSKVQSLNFDLQNSSCSRNNDLSNYSMEGEYKTLATDDLSNILNLNYGETNDIIMNEIKDLNLPLGPLSDENSVKVSSFPELTVNDWQNVNFGLGNSAKEASPNTASLITESRPNQDVVMSKDPKRMAFTLDNMKKSESEKGFDRNLGELLLQQQEELRQELRAQQEANRKLEVKLKETQYKQQQLQATLENADSQQFLSPKRSTIPASENVEDVYANSLSPMISPPMSNTSFTGSPSRRTNRAKFSLGRKNSTGTAGPLSFQELNEDFNGVLISPKRTRPNPNGSSNLKPKFIAPFTPKSRVSSATSNSASITPNNLRLDFKISTGEHDNEDSDQPLGLGIEILGKSGSSPTKGMSVKAPPIDVMPTIPGSVNNTPSGNKIAIPSNYIDQYTPRGKQLHFSSINENSLGITSVTPQLKPPSQQMIGRRESVFNELNPNLVFKNIDNEGNSEENEPESRFVISETPSPILKSQGRYEGRSPQFGAHAKENDTYIGNSPSKITRKLTTLPRGSIDRYVKEMPDKSFECLYPGCAKTFKRRYNIRSHIQTHLEDRPYSCDNPGCDKAFVRNHDLIRHKKSHQEKAYACPCGKKFNREDALVVHRSRMICSGGKKYENVVIKRSPRKRGRPRKDGSSSVSNSPIKESLNRDHNGQLMFKLEDQLRKERSYDENGTGIIVSPMRVNQR; this is encoded by the coding sequence ATGGACTCTTCAAACTCTTGGTTTGATGTCTCGAAAGTCCAGAGTCTAAATTTCGATCTGCAAAACAGCTCTTGTTCTAGAAACAATGACCTCTCAAATTACTCAATGGAAGGTGAGTATAAAACACTAGCAACAGACGACCTGAGCAATATCTTGAATTTAAACTATGGAGAAACAAATGATATAATTATGAATGAGATAAAAGACCTCAATCTTCCGCTAGGACCGCTTTCTGATGAGAACTCCGTTAAAGTTTCTAGCTTTCCCGAATTAACTGTAAACGATTGGCAAAACGTAAATTTTGGTTTGGGGAATAGTGCTAAAGAAGCTAGCCCTAACACGGCTAGTTTAATAACTGAAAGCAGGCCCAACCAGGACGTTGTTATGTCTAAGGATCCAAAGAGGATGGCATTCACATTGGataacatgaaaaaaagtgaatCTGAAAAGGGCTTCGATAGAAACCTTGGTGAGCTACTGCTTCAACAACAGGAAGAACTACGTCAGGAGCTAAGGGCACAGCAAGAAGCCAACAGGAAATTAGAAGtaaaactaaaagaaaCACAATATAAGCAACAACAATTACAGGCTACTTTAGAGAATGCTGATAGCCAACAGTTTTTGTCCCCAAAAAGAAGTACTATACCTGCTTCCGAGAACGTGGAGGACGTATACGCGAATAGCCTTTCGCCAATGATTTCTCCACCAATGTCAAACACTTCGTTCACCGGATCACCTTCTAGGAGAACTAATAGGGCAAAGTTTTCTctaggaagaaaaaactctACCGGAACAGCAGGTCCATTAAGTTTTCAAGAATTGAATGAAGATTTTAATGGAGTACTTATTTCACCTAAGAGGACTCGTCCAAATCCAAATGGAAGTTCGAACTTAAAACCCAAATTTATCGCACCATTTACTCCGAAGAGTAGAGTTAGTTCAGCTACTTCCAATTCTGCGAGCATCACGCCAAATAACTTGAGGCTAGACTTTAAGATTTCTACTGGAGAACACGATAACGAAGATTCGGATCAACCCTTGGGGCTAGGTATAGAAATTCTTGGAAAGTCAGGCTCTTCTCCAACCAAAGGAATGTCTGTAAAGGCCCCTCCAATAGACGTTATGCCCACAATCCCTGGGTCCGTTAATAATACTCCATCAGGCAATAAAATAGCCATTCCCTCCAACTACATTGACCAATATACCCCGAGAGGAAAACAGCTACATTTTAGTTCAATCAATGAAAATTCTTTGGGTATTACCTCTGTGACGCCGCAACTAAAGCCTCCGAGTCAGCAAATGATTGGACGTCGGGAAAGTGTTTTCAATGAGTTGAACCCCAATTTAgtctttaaaaatattgataatgAGGGCAATAGCGAAGAAAATGAGCCGGAAAGTAGATTTGTTATATCTGAAACACCTTCTCCAATTTTGAAGTCACAGGGTAGATACGAAGGAAGATCCCCTCAATTTGGTGCTCATGCAAAGGAAAATGACACGTATATCGGTAATAGCCCTTCAAAAATCACAAGGAAACTTACTACTCTTCCCCGAGGTTCTATTGATAGGTATGTGAAGGAAATGCCAGACAAGTCATTTGAGTGTTTGTATCCTGGATGTGCAAAAACATTCAAGAGAAGATATAATATAAGATCTCACATTCAAACACATTTAGAGGATCGACCTTACTCCTGTGATAATCCTGGATGCGATAAGGCATTTGTGAGAAATCATGATTTGATAAGACATAAAAAATCACATCAAGAAAAGGCATACGCATGCCCTTGCGGTAAGAAATTCAACAGGGAAGATGCCTTGGTTGTACACAGAAGCAGGATGATTTGTAGCGGCGGCAAGAAATATGAAAATGTGGTGATCAAAAGGTCCCCAAGGAAAAGGGGAAGACCAAGAAAGGACGGATCATCGAGTGTTTCTAATAGTCCAATCAAAGAGAGCCTTAACCGGGATCACAACGGGCAATTGATGTTCAAACTTGAAGATCAACTGAGAAAAGAGCGTAGCTACGATGAGAATGGAACGGGAATTATTGTTTCGCCAATGAGAGTCAATCAAaggtaa
- the EKI1 gene encoding bifunctional choline kinase/ethanolamine kinase EKI1 — protein sequence MYSNYSLASNDAMTRAYLVGTASPKRSKKKHQQARYSKSPKRATHLINADNISVLEYKNELSTISSNGDDDMASGSWNSQAPNDFIKLAYVNAKLDPSLSSEYFKQDIINILQSLEIHGWSINEPGSSLNRDLLTLTKIKGALTNVIYKIHYPNLPPLLMRIFGDNVDSVIDREYELKIISRLSFYNLGPKLEGYFQNGRFEKYIEGSRTSTQADFIDRDTSMKIARKFKELHCTIPLTPTERSDEPSCWKTFDQWIKLIDTHKEWVSDKESIIENLRCSSWEFFLKSFKSYKHWLYNDSTFTSKLLRGDDKDCMINTGLKMVFCHNDLQHGNLLFTNKDGDKVSMNDLTIIDFEYASANPVVFDLSNHLNEWMQDYNDIHSFKSHVDKYPKQDDILVFAQNYINHMNDEHVEIDSQAVKTLYNLIIEWRPCAQLFWCLWALLQSGKLSPQPPIKDKHLIHEKKVPYRESCIVTGDNDEVKEDGSYDDCQDDSFNYLGFCKEKMSVFWGDLITMGIISKDCADVGKTDYLDTKFLL from the coding sequence ATGTATAGCAATTATTCACTTGCGAGCAACGACGCAATGACCCGAGCTTACCTGGTTGGCACAGCCTCACCCAAAAGatccaagaaaaagcacCAGCAAGCAAGGTATAGCAAATCGCCAAAAAGGGCGACCCATCTCATCAATGCTGATAATATTTCAGTACTCGAGTATAAGAATGAATTGTCGACAATTTCCTCTAATGGAGATGATGACATGGCTTCAGGCTCGTGGAATTCACAAGCTCCTAacgattttatcaaattagCATACGTAAACGCAAAGCTAGACccatcattatcatcagaATATTTTAAGCAAGACATTATAAACATCCTCCAGAGTTTAGAAATCCATGGGTGGTCCATTAACGAGCCTGGATCTTCGTTGAACAGAGATTTATTAACTTTGACGAAGATCAAAGGTGCTCTCACAAACGTCATTTATAAGATCCATTATCCAAACTTGCCCCCTTTATTGATGAGGATATTTGGTGACAACGTGGATTCTGTTATTGATAGAGAGTATGAGTTGAAGATTATTTCAAGATTGTCATTTTATAACTTAGGTCCTAAGTTAGAAGgatatttccaaaatggtagatttgaaaaatatattgaagGCTCAAGAACATCAACACAAGCTGACTTTATAGACCGGGATACTTCAATGAAAATTGCTAGAAAGTTTAAAGAATTACATTGTACCATTCCTCTAACACCTACCGAGAGATCTGATGAACCATCGTGTTGGAAGACTTTTGATCAATGGATCAAGTTGATAGATACACATAAAGAATGGGTCAGTGATAAAGAGAGTATAATTGAAAATCTACGTTGTTCGAGTTgggaattttttttaaagagttTTAAAAGTTATAAACATTGGTTATATAATGATTCCACCTTTACATCGAAACTATTAAGAGGAGACGATAAAGATTGTATGATAAATACTGGCTTAAAGATGGTATTCTGTCATAACGACTTACAGCATGGAAACCTACTATTTACCAACAAGGACGGTGACAAGGTCTCGATGAATGATCTAACAATTATAGATTTTGAGTACGCAAGCGCTAACCCcgttgtttttgatttatcAAACCATTTGAATGAGTGGATGCAAGATTATAACGATATACATTCGTTCAAATCACATGTTGATAAGTACCCAAAGCAAGATGATATTTTAGTTTTCGCCCAGAATTATATAAACCACATGAATGATGAACATGTGGAAATTGATTCACAAGCTGTTAAGACCCTCTATAACCTCATCATAGAGTGGAGACCTTGTGCACAACTATTTTGGTGTCTTTGGGCTCTCTTGCAAAGCGGTAAGCTTTCCCCTCAACCACCAATAAAAGACAAGCATTTGATccacgaaaaaaaagtaccGTACCGTGAATCTTGTATTGTTACAGGTGATAATGACGAAGTTAAAGAAGACGGTAGTTACGATGATTGCCAAGATGACTCGTTTAACTATTTAGGGTtttgtaaagaaaagatgTCTGTTTTTTGGGGCGACTTAATTACGATGGGGATTATCAGCAAAGACTGTGCAGATGTAGGAAAGACTGACTACTTAGATACAAAGTTTCTGCTTTAG
- the KGD2 gene encoding dihydrolipoyl transsuccinylase, which yields MLSRATRTATAKYLVRSRVARNVLAAPSVKRHASTTVFKQANKVQSLGSTYAFGARSKFPTSPFFTSASRFKSTSIEVPPMAESLTEGSLKEYTKSVGDFIKEDELLATIETDKIDIEVNSPVSGTVTKLNFKPEDTVTVGEELAQVEAGAAPSEGSAPPKEESKETPASSQEATPKEAQKQETAPKKEAAPKKAAEPKDAVTPKANETPAVSSSFTPFPRTETRVKMNRMRLRIAERLKESQNTAASLTTFNEVDMSALMEMRKLYKDEIIKKTGTKFGFMGLFSKACTLAAKDIPAVNGAIEGDQIVYRDYTDISVAVATPKGLVTPVVRNAESLSVLDIENEIVRLSHKARDGKLTLEDMTGGTFTISNGGVFGSLYGTPIINSPQTAVLGLHGVKERPVTVNGQVVSRPMMYLALTYDHRLLDGREAVTFLKTVKELIEDPKKMLLW from the coding sequence ATGCTTTCCAGAGCAACTCGTACTGCGACTGCCAAATACCTAGTAAGATCTAGAGTAGCAAGAAACGTCTTGGCTGCACCCTCAGTCAAAAGACATGCTTCTACAACCGTATTTAAACAAGCCAACAAGGTCCAGTCCCTGGGTTCAACATATGCCTTTGGCGCAAGATCCAAGTTCCCCACAAGCCCATTCTTTACATCTGCCAGCCGCTTTAAATCCACCTCTATTGAGGTGCCCCCCATGGCTGAATCCTTGACAGAGGGTTCTTTGAAGGAGTATACGAAAAGCGTTGGTGATTTCATTAAGGAAGATGAGTTGCTGGCCACTATTGAGACTGACAAAATTGATATTGAAGTTAACTCGCCAGTATCGGGTACCGTCACTAAACTGAACTTCAAACCAGAGGACACCGTTACCGTTGGTGAAGAATTGGCCCAGGTTGAAGCTGGTGCAGCTCCATCTGAAGGGTCCGCTCCACCAAAGGAGGAATCAAAGGAAACACCTGCATCATCTCAGGAGGCCACTCCAAAGGAAGCTCAGAAGCAGGAGACTGCTCCAAAGAAGGAAGCTGCTCCAAAGAAAGCGGCCGAACCAAAGGATGCTGTTACTCCAAAGGCTAACGAAACTCCAGCTGTCTCCAGTTCTTTCACACCATTCCCACGCACAGAAACTAGAGTCAAAATGAACCGTATGAGATTGAGAATTGCTGAAAGATTAAAGGAATCTCAGAACACTGCTGCTTCTTTGACCACATTCAACGAAGTTGACATGTCGGCTTTAATGGAAATGAGAAAATTATATAAAGACGAGATTATTAAGAAGACCGGTACTAAATTCGGATTCATGGGTCTATTTTCTAAAGCCTGTACTCTAGCTGCTAAGGATATCCCTGCCGTTAATGGTGCTATTGAAGGTGACCAAATAGTTTATCGTGATTACACAGATATATCTGTTGCTGTGGCTACTCCAAAGGGTTTGGTTACCCCAGTTGTTCGTAATGCAGAATCGTTAAGTGTCTTGGACATCGAAAACGAAATTGTCCGTTTGAGCCATAAAGCCCGTGACGGTAAGTTGACTCTTGAAGACATGACCGGTGGTACTTTCACCATTTCCAACGGTGGTGTTTTTGGTTCCTTATACGGTACTCCTATTATCAATTCACCACAAACTGCCGTTTTGGGTTTGCACGGTGTCAAGGAAAGACCTGTCACCGTCAATGGACAGGTTGTTTCAAGACCAATGATGTACTTGGCTTTGACTTATGATCACAGATTACTAGATGGTAGAGAAGCTGTTACTTTCCTAAAGACTGTCAAAGAGTTAATTGAAGATCCAAAAAAGATGTTGTTATGGTAA